The Cryptococcus deuterogattii R265 chromosome 3, complete sequence genome has a segment encoding these proteins:
- a CDS encoding minichromosome maintenance protein 5 (cell division control protein 46), producing MEEGRIWSVGVLEGAEQQNAPSEIERLFYDFLHGFRIEDQWTYRDALRSALLLKHHTLEVDLRDLVVWNEELAQKVQEKPGEMIPLLEAALLKYARDLVRPTSETDRERERERAQNGQPSLAAEEVPDMQVAIKSGMNLLQFRQLNANTLTTLVRLPGIVINASQLSSRATELALQCKGCRSVKHVKVSGAIGGERAALPRRCDAEPPEGQRKDCPLDPYVILHDRCRFVDQQNIKLQEAPDMVPVGELPRHMMLHAERYLTGKVVPGSRIIATGIYSTFAPNHKSQKTSGAPALRQPYLRVLGIELDSSAASSGLRVFTPEEEEEFQQLAKSDGLYERFANSVAPSIYGNLDIKKAVTCLLMGGSKKILPDGMRLRGDINVLLLGDPGTAKSQLLKFVEKVSPISVYTSGKGSSAAGLTASVQRDPVTREFFLEGGAMVLADGGVVCIDEFDKMRDEDRVAIHEAMEQQTISIAKAGITTILNSRTSVLAAANPVFGRYDDMKSPGENIDFQTTILSRFDMIFIVKDEHNEQRDRTIAKHVMNIHMNRQTENEAVGEIDIEKMKRYIGYCKSRCAPNLSGEAAEMLSSHFVSLRKEVAQVERDNDERSSIPMTVRQLEAIIRISESLAKITLSPRVLPHHVEEAIRLFKFSTMHAVSVGSGVEGLSRTELNEEIDRIEKELKRRLPIGYSTSYQSLVREFVSGQGYSQHALERCLYILEKREVVKYTGMRRVVQRIGV from the exons atggaagaaggtcgCATCTGGTCCGTTGGCGTCCTCGAAGGTGCAGAGCAGCAAAACGCCCCCTCTGAAATTGAACGACTCTTCTACGACTTCCTTCATGGCTTCCGTATTGAAGATCAGTGGACGTACCGCGACGCTCTCCGATCAGCGTTGCTTCTGAAACACCACACTTTGGAAGTTGACTTGCGAGACCTTGTGGTATGGAATGAAGAATTGGCGCAGAAGGTGCAGGAGAAACCAGGAGAGATGATTCCTTTA TTGGAAGCGGCACTCTTGAAATATGCTCGTGATTTAGTTCGTCCGACGAGTGAAACAGACAGAGAACGGGAACGCGAACGAGCTCAGAATGGTCAACCCAGTTTGGCCGCTGAGGAGGTGCCTGATATGCAGGTGGCCATCAAGTCTGGAATGAACCTTTTACAATTCCGACAACTCAAT GCGAACACCCTCACCACCCTCGTCAGGTTACCAGGTATTGTAATCAATGCTTCACAACTGTCGTCCCGAGCGACCGAACTGGCACTCCAATGTAAAGGTTGTCGAAGTGTCAAGCACGTCAAAGTTTCTGGTGCTATCGGGGGTGAACGTGccgctcttcctcgacGGTGTGACGC TGAACCCCCAGAGGGCCAGAGGAAAGATTGCCCCCTTGATCCTTATGTTATCCTCCACGACCGATGCCGTTTTGTTGACCAGCAGAACATTAAACTTCAAGAAGCACCTGATATGGTTCCTGTTGGTGAACTGCCTCGACACATGATGCTTCATGCCGAGAGGTATTTGACAGGCAAGGTTGTTCCCGGATCGAGAATCATTGCTACCGGTATTTACTCAACTTTTGCCCCCAACCACAAGAGC CAAAAGACGTCAGGCGCACCTGCCCTTCGCCAACCTTATCTTAGAGTGCTTGGCATTGAACTCGACAGTTCTGCTGCCAGCTCTGGACTCCGTGTCTTCACTcccgaagaagaggaggaattCCAGCAACTCGCTAAGAGTGATGGCTTGTATGAAAGATTCGCGAACAGTGTCGCTCCTAGCATCTACGGGAACCTTG ACATCAAAAAAGCCGTGACTTGTCTTTTGATGGGTGGAAGCAAAAAGATTTTACCGGATGGTATGCGTCTTCGAGGTGACATCAACGTTCTCCTCCTTGGTGACCCAGGTACTGCCAAATCCCAACTCCTAAAATTCGTAGAAAAAGTCTCCCCTATCAGCGTCTACACATCAGGCAAAGGTTCCTCCGCCGCCGGTCTCACGGCGTCCGTCCAACGTGATCCCGTTACTAGGGAGTTCTTCCTTGAAGGCGGTGCTATGGTCCTCGCCGACGGAGGGGTTGTGTGTATCGATGAATTTGACAAGATGCGGGATGAAGATCGGGTGGCTATCCATGAAGCTATGGAGCAGCAAACCATCTCTATCGCAAAAGCTGGTATCACCACGATTCTCAATTCTCGAACCTCAGTTCTGGCGGCTGCCAATCCCGTCTTTGGACGATATGATGACATGAAATCCCCGGGTGAGAATATTGATTTCCAAACCACCATTTTATCTCGATTCGATATGATTTTCATCGTTAAAGATGAGCACAACGAACAGAGAGATAGGACGATTGCCAAGCATGTGATGAATATCCATATGAACAGGCAAACCGAGAATGAAGCAGTAGGAGAGATTGATAtcgaaaagatgaagagatacATTGGATACTGCAAGTC GCGATGCGCACCGAATTTGAGCGGAGAGGCAGCGGAGATGCTCAGTTCTCACTTTGTCAGTCTGCGAAAAGAAGTTGCTCAAGTTGAGCGTGATAACGATGAGCGAAGCTCCATTCCCATGACTGTTCG TCAATTGGAAGCCATCATCCGAATTTCCGAATCCCTCGCCAAAATCACCCTCTCCCCCCGCGTGCTTCCTCATCACGTCGAAGAAGCTATCCGCCTATTCAAATTTTCCACCATGCACGCCGTTTCTGTCGGTTCCGGCGTCGAGGGTCTCTCCCGCACAGAGCTTAATGAGGAGATTGACAGGATTGAAAAGGaactgaagaggagattacCAATTGGGTATTCTACGAGTTATCAGAGTTTAGTGAGAGAGTTTGTTTCGGGCCAAGGGTACTCGCAACATGCGTTAGAAAGGTGTTTGTACATcctggagaagagggaagttGTCAAATATACAGGTATGCGGAGAGTCGTGCAGAGGATAGGTGTCTAG